In one window of Erythrolamprus reginae isolate rEryReg1 chromosome 1, rEryReg1.hap1, whole genome shotgun sequence DNA:
- the ALDH8A1 gene encoding 2-aminomuconic semialdehyde dehydrogenase: MTPSQTHLILENYIGGQFVPCSSYLDSYDPSIGEVYCKVPDSGKEEVEAAVKAAQNAFPGWSAKSPQERSKIVSKLADLIEENLESFAQAESKDQGKTISFARTVDIPRAVYNFRFFSSSILHKTSECTQMDQMGCMHYTERSPVGIAGLISPWNLPLYLLTWKIAPAVICGNPVIAKPSEMTSVTAWMMCKLLNKAGFPPGVINVVFGSGPKAGDAIVSHPAVTLISFTGSTLTGQKIIQSSALHCKKLSLELGGKNPAIIFEDANLDQCIPATVKSSFANQGEICLCTSRIFVQKSISKEFLKRFVEAVRKWKVGDPSDPTTDMGALISKDHLAKVKKYIQQARVEGAKILCGEGIDSLNLPLRNQNGYFLPPTVVTEVDDHSCCIQDEIFGPVACVMVFDTEEEVIRRANGVKYGLAATVWSNNVGRIHRVAKRLQSGLVWTNCWLIRDLNLPFGGMKASGIGREGAKDSYEFFTEVKTVTIKYTDVN; encoded by the exons ATGACCCCCTCACAGACTCACTTGATTTTGGAGAACTATATCGGTGGCCAGTTTGTGCCATGTTCCTCATATCTAGATTCTTATGACCCATCTATTGGTGAAGTATATTGCAAAGTACCTGATAGCGGCAAGGAAGAG GTGGAAGCTGCTGTCAAAGCTGCCCAAAATGCTTTCCCAGGATGGTCGGCCAAAAGCCCACAGGAAAGGTCAAAAATAGTGAGCAAGCTAGCAGACCTTATTGAAGAAAATCTGGAGTCATTTGCACAAGCAGAATCAAAAGACCAAG GAAAAACCATTTCTTTTGCCAGAACAGTGGATATACCCCGAGCAGTATACAATTTTCGCTTTTTTTCATCATCCATCCTTCATAAGACATCAGAATGTACACAGATGGATCAAATGGGCTGCATGCACTATACTGAAAGGTCACCAGTGGGAATTG CTGGATTAATTAGTCCTTGGAATTTGCCACTTTACTTACTGACCTGGAAAATTGCCCCTGCTGTCATATGTGGAAATCCTGTCATTGCCAAACCGAGTGAAATGACATCCGTCACAGCCTGGATGATGTGCAAACTTCTGAATAAAGCAG GTTTTCCTCCAGGTGTGATAAATGTCGTGTTCGGAAGTGGGCCCAAAGCTGGAGATGCTATTGTTTCCCATCCGGCGGTAACTCTGATTTCCTTCACTGGGAGCACACTCACCGGGCAGAAAATCATCCAGAGCTCTGCTTTGCACTGCAAGAAGCTTTCCTTGGAGCTAGGAGGCAAAAACCCAGCTATCATTTTTGAGGATGCTAACTTGGATCAATGTATTCCTGCCACTGTAAAATCCAGTTTTGCTAACCAG GGTGAAATATGCCTATGTACCAGCAGAATCTTTGTTCAGAAGAGCATTTCTAAAGAATTCTTGAAAAGATTTGTGGAAGCTGTTAGAAAATGGAAAGTTGGAGATCCTTCAGACCCCACAACTGATATGGGGGCATTGATAAGTAAAGATCATTTAGCAAAG GTGAAGAAATATATACAGCAGGCTCGGGTAGAAGGGGCCAAGATCCTTTGCGGAGAGGGAATAGATTCATTGAATCTTCCTCTAAGAAACCAAAATGGCTATTTCCTGCCTCCTACAGTTGTCACAGAAGTTGATGATCATTCTTGCTGCATTCAGGATGAGATCTTTGGTCCTGTAGCATGTGTAATGGTGTTTGACACAGAAGAGGAGGTGATTAGGAGAGCCAATGGAGTCAAATATGGCCTGGCAGCCACCGTCTGGTCAAACAACGTGGGGCGGATTCATCGTGTTGCTAAAAGACTCCAGTCTGGTTTGGTGTGGACCAATTGTTGGCTGATCAGAGATCTGAATTTGCCCTTTGGGGGAATGAAAGCCTCTGGCATAGGTAGAGAGGGTGCTAAGGATTCGTATGAATTTTTCACAGAGGTGAAAACAGTTACCATAAAATATACTGATGTGAACTGA